A window of Gouania willdenowi chromosome 12, fGouWil2.1, whole genome shotgun sequence contains these coding sequences:
- the LOC114473223 gene encoding apelin receptor B-like produces the protein MDLEPTGGPYEYYDYEETENSTMCDYSEWTPSYSVIPVLYMLIFILGLSGNGVVMFTVWRAQGKRRAADVYIGNLALADLTFVVTLPLWAVYTAMGYHWPFGVALCKLSSYVVLLNMYASVFCLTCMSFDRYLAIVHSLSSTQLRTRGYMHGSITAIWLLSGLLAAPTLIFRTTKYDQETNRTSCGMDFSLVVTSKEQENLWIAGLSISSSALGFLLPFLAMMVCYGFIGCTVTRHFNTLRKEDQRKRRLLKIITTLVVVFAACWMPFHVVKSVDALSYLDLFPATCDFLRFLLLAHPYATCLAYINSCLNPFLYAFFDLRFRSQCLCLLNLKKFLQDSPANSLSSQKTEAQSLATKV, from the coding sequence ATGGACCTGGAGCCAACTGGAGGTCCCTACGAGTACTACGACTATGAAGAGACGGAAAACTCCACCATGTGTGACTACTCAGAGTGGACGCCGTCGTACTCAGTCATCCCTGTGCTCTACATGCTCATTTTCATCCTTGGTCTGTCGGGAAACGGCGTGGTCATGTTTACCGTGTGGAGGGCCCAAGGGAAGAGGCGAGCTGCTGATGTTTACATCGGAAACTTGGCCCTCGCCGACCTCACCTTTGTGGTGACTCTGCCTCTGTGGGCGGTCTACACTGCCATGGGATACCACTGGCCCTTTGGAGTGGCTCTGTGTAAGCTCAGCAGCTACGTGGTGCTTCTCAACATGTACGCCAGCGTCTTCTGCCTCACCTGCATGAGCTTTGATCGATACCTGGCCATCGTCCACTCTCTGTCCAGCACCCAGCTGCGGACCAGGGGCTACATGCATGGCTCAATAACGGCCATCTGGCTGCTGTCTGGTCTACTGGCCGCTCCGACTCTCATCTTCCGTACGACCAAATACGATCAAGAAACAAACCGCACCTCCTGTGGCATGGATTTCAGCCTAGTGGTGACGAGCAAGGAGCAGGAGAACCTGTGGATCGCTGGCCTCAGCATCTCCTCCTCAGCTCTGGGCTTCCTTCTTCCTTTCCTGGCAATGATGGTTTGCTACGGCTTCATCGGCTGCACGGTCACGCGCCACTTTAACACCCTGCGCAAAGAGGACCAGCGTAAAAGAAGGCTGCTGAAGATCATTACCACCCTCGTGGTGGTGTTTGCTGCCTGCTGGATGCCGTTTCACGTGGTGAAGAGTGTGGATGCCCTCTCCTACTTGGACCTGTTTCCCGCCACGTGTGACTTCCTGCGATTCCTGCTGCTGGCTCACCCTTACGCCACATGCCTGGCCTACATCAACAGCTGCCTCAACCCCTTCCTGTACGCCTTCTTTGACCTGCGCTTCAGATCCCAGTGCCTGTGCCTGCTTAACCTGAAGAAGTTCCTGCAGGACAGCCCAGCCAATTCCCTGTCCTCACAGAAGACAGAGGCTCAGTCATTGGCCACAAAGGTGTGA